One window from the genome of Halomicrobium zhouii encodes:
- the rdfA gene encoding rod-determining factor RdfA translates to MASGNGSTGGATQTKVGRLIEGYDLGPEYGGELEAAWTDDGTERKSLRDLAEEFNRRLLAAAMSDAGMSTLDGEVDNIFRLLTAEDVTSGTRTEARSRLERNGIDVEQLERDFVTYQAIRSYLQNERGAEYEGASDEDRLERTADSIERLSSRLSSVCETNLNQLRETDRITLDEFRLFVTVDVLCEKCGSQYTVAELLERGGCDCDDDVETAQVDD, encoded by the coding sequence ATGGCATCGGGTAACGGAAGCACCGGCGGGGCCACGCAGACGAAGGTGGGCCGACTGATCGAGGGCTACGACCTGGGACCGGAGTACGGCGGGGAACTGGAGGCGGCCTGGACCGACGACGGCACGGAGCGAAAGAGCCTCCGTGACCTCGCAGAAGAGTTCAACCGGCGGCTGCTGGCGGCGGCGATGAGCGACGCCGGCATGTCCACGCTCGACGGGGAAGTCGACAACATCTTCCGGCTGTTGACCGCCGAAGACGTCACGTCGGGGACCCGGACGGAGGCCCGCAGCCGGCTCGAACGCAACGGCATCGACGTCGAACAGCTCGAACGCGACTTCGTCACCTACCAGGCCATCCGGTCGTACCTCCAGAACGAGCGCGGGGCCGAGTACGAAGGGGCCAGCGACGAGGACCGACTGGAGCGCACCGCCGACAGCATCGAGCGACTGAGTTCGCGACTCTCCTCGGTCTGCGAGACGAACCTGAACCAGCTCCGGGAGACAGACCGGATCACCCTCGACGAGTTCCGACTGTTCGTCACCGTCGACGTGCTCTGTGAGAAGTGTGGTTCGCAGTACACCGTCGCCGAGTTGCTCGAACGCGGCGGCTGTGACTGCGACGACGACGTCGAGACGGCGCAGGTCGACGACTGA
- a CDS encoding Hsp20/alpha crystallin family protein produces the protein MSRRTPFDDIERLIDRMGEQFEDASRQWGGLNPQQLSGASSIDVVDRGDAFDVRADLPGFEPDDVDFRVVDQTLHLDAARSDEVSTEDGEFVHQERTSKSISRRVRLPEPVDADDVTATLEQGVLSVTIPKAAPDSTGHSIDIE, from the coding sequence ATGTCTCGACGCACGCCGTTCGACGACATCGAGCGACTGATCGACCGGATGGGCGAGCAGTTCGAGGACGCCTCTCGGCAGTGGGGCGGGCTGAATCCCCAGCAACTGTCCGGCGCCTCCTCCATCGACGTGGTCGACCGCGGCGACGCGTTCGACGTACGGGCGGACCTCCCCGGGTTCGAACCCGACGACGTCGACTTCCGCGTCGTGGACCAGACCCTCCACCTCGACGCGGCCCGGAGCGACGAGGTATCGACTGAGGACGGGGAGTTCGTCCACCAGGAGCGGACCAGTAAGTCGATCTCCCGTCGCGTCCGCCTGCCCGAACCCGTCGACGCCGACGACGTCACGGCCACGCTCGAACAGGGCGTCCTCTCGGTGACCATCCCGAAGGCCGCTCCCGACTCGACGGGTCACTCCATCGACATCGAGTGA